Proteins found in one Campylobacter canadensis genomic segment:
- a CDS encoding response regulator transcription factor, with the protein MKLLIAEDEKDSLNLMSDILKPYFKEIISATDGASALLLFKKYNPDFVLCDVLMPRMNGLDLAKQIRQINNNTKIIVISAYSDRDKLLNAINININKYLIKPIIPEELIKTINSLKPNVISEIIIANNVLNTQNATITINGKIIQLSQKELIFLEYLSQKKVLNTTQIKQLCWINSEVSDGSVRIFIKRLRDKLGIELIKNVKYLGYKLVEN; encoded by the coding sequence ATGAAATTACTAATTGCAGAAGATGAAAAAGACAGTTTAAATTTAATGAGTGATATTTTAAAACCTTATTTTAAAGAGATTATAAGTGCAACAGATGGTGCAAGCGCTCTTCTTCTTTTTAAAAAATATAACCCTGATTTTGTATTATGCGATGTTTTAATGCCAAGAATGAATGGTTTAGATTTAGCAAAACAAATAAGACAAATAAATAATAATACTAAAATAATTGTTATCTCTGCATATTCAGATAGAGATAAATTACTAAATGCAATTAACATAAATATAAACAAATATTTAATAAAACCAATTATCCCTGAAGAGCTAATAAAAACTATCAATTCTTTAAAGCCAAATGTAATAAGTGAAATTATTATCGCTAATAATGTTTTAAATACACAAAATGCAACAATTACAATTAATGGTAAAATAATACAGTTAAGTCAAAAAGAGTTGATTTTTTTAGAATATTTATCACAAAAAAAGGTTTTAAACACAACACAAATTAAACAACTTTGCTGGATAAATTCCGAAGTTAGCGATGGAAGTGTAAGAATTTTTATAAAAAGACTAAGAGACAAATTAGGTATTGAACTTATAAAAAATGTAAAATATTTAGGTTATAAGTTAGTTGAAAATTGA
- the hemN gene encoding oxygen-independent coproporphyrinogen III oxidase, protein MMDFSVLSKFQKAGPRYTSYPTAIEFNTNYTYDEYIKDLSSNKEQNLSLYFHLPFCRSACYFCGCNVIYTANEDKKERYLKYLLKEIDLIKDFLPNKNILQMHFGGGTPTFFNAKQLELLLNKISKEFSFLNDAELSCEIDPRFLVQEQMQVFADYKINRISFGVQDFDETVQKQIHRIQPYEVTQKAVLLARKYGVKSINTDLIYGLPFQSVNSFNKTLEQILTLNPDRLAVFNYAHVPWIKKNMRKFDESTIPNANIKLEILKNTASFLTQNGYEMIGMDHFAKPSDELFKALKDGTLHRNFQGYTTKGGAKLVGIGLTSIGEGLNYYAQNHKELSEYENAIDNNLLPYHKGVKLSQDDLIRKYVIMQLMANYKLDIKQTQEKFNINFWDYFSQAKQDLLLYKDYINISDEAITINQTGTLLIRNICMSFDAYMKNKVGKIFSKTL, encoded by the coding sequence ATAATGGATTTTTCAGTCTTATCAAAATTTCAAAAAGCAGGTCCAAGATACACCTCATATCCCACAGCCATAGAGTTTAACACAAATTATACCTATGATGAATATATAAAAGACCTCTCAAGCAACAAAGAGCAAAACCTATCTTTATATTTTCATCTTCCCTTTTGCCGTTCCGCTTGTTATTTTTGTGGCTGCAATGTAATTTACACAGCAAACGAAGACAAAAAAGAAAGATATTTAAAATACCTTTTAAAAGAAATAGATTTAATAAAAGACTTTTTGCCAAACAAAAATATCCTTCAAATGCACTTTGGCGGCGGTACTCCAACCTTTTTTAACGCTAAGCAACTAGAGCTTTTATTAAACAAAATCTCAAAAGAATTTAGCTTTTTAAACGATGCAGAGCTAAGTTGCGAAATAGACCCAAGATTTTTAGTTCAAGAGCAAATGCAAGTTTTTGCAGACTACAAAATAAACAGGATTTCCTTTGGCGTACAAGACTTTGATGAAACAGTGCAAAAGCAAATCCACAGAATCCAACCATACGAAGTAACACAAAAAGCCGTCTTACTAGCTAGAAAATACGGCGTAAAAAGCATAAACACAGACCTAATTTACGGCTTACCATTTCAAAGCGTAAATTCTTTTAACAAAACCCTAGAGCAAATCCTAACCCTAAACCCAGATAGACTTGCAGTATTTAATTACGCTCACGTTCCTTGGATTAAAAAAAATATGAGAAAATTTGATGAAAGCACCATTCCAAACGCCAACATTAAACTAGAAATTCTAAAAAACACAGCAAGTTTTCTAACCCAAAACGGCTACGAAATGATAGGAATGGACCATTTTGCAAAGCCAAGCGATGAGCTATTTAAAGCCCTAAAAGATGGCACCCTTCATCGCAATTTTCAAGGCTACACCACAAAAGGCGGTGCAAAGTTAGTTGGCATAGGGCTTACAAGCATAGGCGAAGGGCTTAATTACTATGCGCAAAATCACAAAGAATTAAGCGAGTATGAAAACGCTATTGATAACAATCTTTTACCTTATCACAAAGGCGTAAAACTAAGCCAAGATGACCTAATAAGAAAATATGTAATAATGCAACTAATGGCAAATTACAAGCTAGATATAAAGCAAACTCAAGAAAAGTTCAATATAAACTTTTGGGACTATTTTAGCCAAGCAAAGCAAGATTTACTCTTATACAAAGACTACATAAATATAAGTGATGAAGCAATCACTATCAATCAAACAGGCACACTTTTAATAAGAAATATCTGTATGAGCTTTGATGCCTATATGAAAAACAAAGTAGGCAAAATATTTTCTAAAACACTCTAA
- a CDS encoding quinone-dependent dihydroorotate dehydrogenase: protein MYEYLKKILFKLDPENAHDLAITLLKSQNYLKCFDFSYNNDKLKVSTLGIDFKNPIGLAAGFDKNANILNALAYLGFGFIEIGAITPLAQSGNPKPRLWRLKEEQSLQNAFGFNNDGVKVVKNRLSKYNFNKLPPIFINVGKNKFTKNEDAINDYESVIKELDCYADAFVINISSPNTPNLRSLQNKDFINELFTRLTNISKKPILLKLSPDMNIDEANLLISTAKQSGAKGLILTNTSTDYSLSPNAKNIGGISGALLKEKSLTMLKNIQKYDDFCIISSGGISTADDVYERLELGAKLVQIYTSFIYNGPKSIYNINKNLCQKI from the coding sequence ATGTACGAATATCTAAAAAAAATACTTTTTAAACTAGACCCAGAAAACGCCCACGACCTAGCCATAACCCTTTTAAAAAGTCAAAACTACCTAAAATGCTTTGACTTTTCATACAATAACGACAAATTAAAAGTAAGCACACTAGGCATAGATTTTAAAAACCCAATCGGCTTAGCCGCAGGATTTGACAAAAACGCAAATATCCTAAACGCCCTAGCATATTTAGGCTTCGGCTTTATAGAAATAGGTGCTATAACTCCCCTAGCGCAAAGCGGTAATCCAAAACCAAGATTATGGCGTTTAAAAGAAGAGCAATCATTACAAAACGCTTTTGGCTTTAACAACGATGGAGTAAAAGTTGTAAAAAACAGGCTAAGCAAGTACAATTTCAACAAACTTCCACCAATCTTTATAAATGTAGGCAAAAACAAATTCACAAAAAACGAAGATGCAATAAACGACTACGAAAGCGTTATTAAAGAGCTAGACTGCTATGCCGATGCCTTTGTAATCAACATCTCATCGCCAAACACCCCAAACCTACGTAGCCTACAAAACAAAGATTTTATAAACGAGCTTTTCACAAGGCTAACAAACATAAGCAAAAAGCCTATTTTACTAAAACTCTCTCCAGATATGAACATAGATGAAGCAAATCTTCTTATAAGCACCGCAAAGCAAAGCGGAGCAAAAGGGCTGATTTTAACAAACACAAGCACAGACTATTCTTTAAGCCCTAACGCAAAAAATATCGGTGGAATAAGCGGCGCCTTGCTTAAAGAAAAATCCCTAACAATGCTAAAAAATATCCAAAAATACGATGATTTTTGCATTATCTCAAGTGGCGGAATTTCTACAGCCGATGATGTTTATGAAAGGCTAGAACTTGGAGCAAAACTAGTACAAATCTACACATCTTTTATCTACAACGGTCCAAAATCTATTTACAATATAAACAAAAATCTTTGCCAAAAAATCTAA
- a CDS encoding DUF507 family protein encodes MRIKQPHIPYISNKIALDLVNSKFLKAVNGIEPIKALVTELISALVKKEKQLDEKVNDIINEQETEIDLMQIDRKNMFWLLKKKLADEYGILMNYEDRYNALSHDILDKLIDEDLINFSVSENKVRNVIFASLNSYLKSYEKIEDDVYEKISNYKRKLVPGSEEFDLVYEKLYEEELKRRGML; translated from the coding sequence ATGCGTATTAAACAACCACATATTCCTTATATTTCTAATAAAATTGCACTTGATTTAGTAAATTCAAAATTTTTAAAAGCAGTAAATGGAATTGAACCTATAAAAGCCCTAGTTACTGAGCTAATTAGTGCTTTAGTTAAAAAAGAAAAGCAATTAGATGAAAAAGTAAATGATATTATTAATGAGCAAGAAACAGAGATTGATTTAATGCAAATTGATAGAAAAAATATGTTTTGGCTACTTAAGAAAAAATTAGCTGATGAGTATGGTATTTTAATGAATTATGAAGATAGATATAATGCCTTATCTCACGATATTTTAGACAAGTTGATTGATGAAGATTTGATTAATTTTAGCGTATCTGAAAATAAGGTTAGGAATGTAATTTTTGCTAGTTTAAACTCATATTTGAAAAGTTATGAAAAAATAGAAGATGATGTTTATGAAAAAATCAGCAATTATAAAAGAAAATTAGTGCCTGGTAGCGAAGAATTTGACCTTGTTTATGAAAAACTTTACGAAGAAGAATTAAAGCGTAGAGGGATGCTCTAA
- the rsmG gene encoding 16S rRNA (guanine(527)-N(7))-methyltransferase RsmG: protein MQNGAYALNEFIKSYEDLFNKYNKVHNISRFKDIKNQAYDSISILEFVDFKDGSLIADIGSGAGFPAVFLAFVKKDCEFYLFEPNYKKAAFLNLIKINLSLPNIHICAKKVEDESLIKADYITSRAFARADIIIKLCENICKKDCEFIFYKGSFLQNELDKIKNYKIYEKEQRKFLHIYK from the coding sequence ATGCAAAATGGGGCATATGCTTTGAATGAGTTTATAAAAAGTTATGAAGATTTGTTTAATAAATATAACAAAGTTCATAATATTTCTCGCTTTAAAGATATTAAAAATCAAGCTTATGATAGCATTAGTATTTTGGAATTTGTTGATTTTAAAGATGGGTCGCTGATTGCTGATATTGGCTCTGGGGCTGGGTTTCCTGCTGTATTTTTAGCCTTTGTTAAAAAAGATTGTGAGTTTTATTTGTTTGAGCCAAATTATAAAAAGGCTGCTTTTTTAAATTTAATTAAAATTAACTTATCGTTACCTAATATACATATTTGTGCAAAGAAGGTAGAAGATGAAAGCTTAATAAAGGCTGATTATATTACTTCTAGGGCTTTTGCTAGGGCTGATATAATTATTAAATTATGCGAAAATATTTGTAAAAAAGACTGTGAATTTATATTTTATAAGGGGTCTTTTTTGCAAAATGAGCTAGATAAGATTAAAAATTATAAGATTTATGAAAAAGAGCAGAGAAAATTTTTACATATTTATAAATAA
- the ribA gene encoding GTP cyclohydrolase II yields MEVKVSKKAKLPTRFGDFIIQSFNYKDKDHLCIIKGEIKEKMNIRIHSECLTGDALGSLKCDCREQLEYALKYINENGGMVIYLRQEGRGIGLFNKINAYALQDEGFDTLEANLKLGFKDDEREYSLVEFILEYYNIKEVSLLTNNPQKLKAISKDVKRVPIIMKENEFNKNYLKVKECKMGHML; encoded by the coding sequence ATGGAAGTAAAAGTATCAAAAAAAGCAAAATTGCCTACTAGATTTGGCGATTTTATAATTCAATCGTTTAATTATAAAGATAAAGACCATTTATGTATTATAAAAGGTGAAATAAAGGAAAAAATGAATATTAGAATTCATTCTGAATGCTTAACCGGAGATGCGCTTGGCTCGTTAAAATGTGATTGTAGAGAACAGCTTGAGTATGCTTTAAAATATATTAATGAAAATGGTGGAATGGTGATATATTTAAGGCAAGAAGGTAGGGGCATTGGTTTATTTAATAAAATTAATGCTTATGCTTTGCAAGATGAGGGCTTTGATACGCTTGAGGCTAATTTAAAGCTTGGTTTTAAAGATGATGAAAGAGAATATAGCTTGGTTGAGTTTATTTTAGAATATTATAATATTAAGGAAGTGTCGTTGCTTACGAATAATCCGCAAAAACTTAAGGCTATTAGTAAAGATGTAAAAAGGGTGCCGATTATTATGAAAGAAAATGAGTTTAATAAAAATTATTTGAAAGTAAAAGAATGCAAAATGGGGCATATGCTTTGA
- the hemB gene encoding porphobilinogen synthase yields the protein MKRFRRLRKNNIIRQMVQENRLDINELIYPLFVVDKASFKKEISSMPNVFQLGFKELLEECRECLKLGINKILLFGVLEDDKKDACGSDAYNENGLISRAIKAIKQEFKDDIYLIADLCFCEYTNHGHCGILDENGYLDNDKSLQISVKQALVMAQAGVDMIAPSSMLDGIIYTLRKALDENSYYNIPIMAYSTKFASAFYGPFREVAQSTPKQGDRKSYQMDVANSKEALLESLEDEKQGADILMVKPALAFLDVVKDISNHSKLPIAVYNVSGEYAMLKNAAKQNLIDYDRMLIEIMLSFKRAGASIIITYHAKELALILGAK from the coding sequence ATGAAAAGGTTTAGACGACTAAGAAAAAACAACATAATAAGACAAATGGTGCAAGAAAACAGGCTAGATATAAACGAGCTAATATACCCGCTTTTTGTAGTAGATAAAGCAAGTTTTAAAAAAGAAATCAGCTCAATGCCAAATGTTTTTCAACTAGGTTTTAAAGAACTGCTTGAAGAATGCCGTGAATGCTTAAAATTAGGTATAAATAAAATCTTACTTTTTGGTGTTTTAGAAGATGATAAAAAAGACGCCTGTGGTAGCGACGCCTACAACGAAAATGGCTTAATCTCTCGTGCAATAAAAGCAATAAAGCAAGAATTCAAAGACGATATTTATCTAATAGCAGATTTATGCTTTTGCGAATACACAAATCACGGACACTGCGGTATTTTAGATGAAAACGGCTATTTAGATAACGACAAATCCTTGCAAATAAGCGTAAAACAAGCCCTAGTAATGGCACAAGCAGGAGTGGATATGATAGCTCCAAGTTCAATGCTAGATGGAATAATTTACACCCTTAGAAAAGCGCTTGATGAAAACTCTTATTACAATATTCCAATTATGGCATATTCAACCAAATTCGCATCAGCCTTCTACGGACCTTTTAGAGAAGTAGCACAATCAACGCCAAAGCAAGGCGACAGAAAAAGCTACCAAATGGATGTAGCAAACTCAAAAGAAGCCTTACTAGAAAGCCTAGAAGATGAAAAGCAAGGCGCTGATATCTTAATGGTAAAACCAGCCTTAGCCTTCTTAGATGTTGTAAAAGATATAAGCAATCATTCAAAACTCCCAATCGCAGTTTATAATGTAAGCGGCGAATACGCAATGCTAAAAAACGCAGCCAAGCAAAATCTAATTGATTATGATAGAATGCTAATTGAAATAATGCTATCTTTTAAAAGAGCTGGTGCAAGCATAATAATCACTTACCACGCAAAAGAATTAGCCTTAATTTTAGGAGCAAAATAA
- a CDS encoding sulfite exporter TauE/SafE family protein produces the protein MIFTFLENFVLAFLLSLTHCFFMCGAVVFLLSKNTNKIQIYVYNFFRILIYVILGLIAFSIGSFFTSVFLQSLLYFLIGIFCVLIGIALIVRGKLLAFFENNFLYTKIISLFNSIMRFKAKSVIIGCANGLFPCGLVYFFIAKTMLAKNINEALIIIISFALATLPAMIFTSFLPKYLEKIRYLQNFFYSLIVIDGIYFCYLALRLSKNV, from the coding sequence ATGATTTTCACCTTTTTAGAAAATTTTGTTCTTGCTTTTTTGCTTAGCCTTACACATTGTTTTTTTATGTGTGGGGCGGTTGTTTTTTTATTAAGCAAAAATACTAATAAAATACAAATATATGTTTATAATTTTTTTAGAATTTTAATTTATGTTATCTTAGGTTTAATAGCTTTTAGTATTGGCTCTTTTTTTACTTCGGTATTTTTACAATCGCTTTTATATTTTTTAATTGGAATTTTTTGTGTACTAATTGGTATTGCGTTAATTGTGCGTGGTAAATTACTAGCTTTTTTTGAGAATAATTTTTTATATACAAAAATAATTTCCTTATTTAATAGCATTATGCGTTTTAAAGCAAAAAGTGTTATTATTGGTTGTGCTAATGGGCTTTTTCCTTGTGGTTTAGTGTATTTTTTTATTGCAAAAACAATGTTAGCTAAAAATATAAATGAAGCACTTATAATTATAATAAGTTTTGCTCTTGCGACCTTACCTGCTATGATTTTTACAAGTTTTTTACCTAAATATTTAGAAAAAATTCGTTATCTTCAAAACTTTTTTTATTCATTGATTGTTATTGATGGTATTTATTTTTGTTATCTTGCTTTAAGGTTGAGTAAAAATGTATGA
- a CDS encoding exopolyphosphatase, whose product MQKYRLITRSDMDGLVCAVLLKHMDLINDIKFVHPKDMQDGTIEITNNDIVTNLPYCENAYLVFDHHESESIRNGKKDNHIIIPDAPSAARVVYDYYTKQGVKFPEDWHDMMVAVDKADSAQFNKEDVLNPQGWEFLSFLMDSRTGLGRFHDFRISNYNLMMDLIDYCKNHKIDEIMKLPDVVERSDLYKKYEKEFKDQLLRCSKVYKNLVVLDLSKEEIIYPGNRFMIYALFPQCNISIHKILGFRGQNMVYATGKSIFDRSSKTNIGELMLKYGGGGHEAAGTCQVSHEKAEEVLNELITKINADG is encoded by the coding sequence ATGCAAAAATATAGATTAATAACAAGAAGTGATATGGATGGTTTAGTATGTGCAGTGCTACTAAAGCATATGGATTTAATAAATGATATAAAATTTGTTCATCCAAAGGATATGCAAGATGGAACTATTGAAATTACAAATAACGATATTGTAACAAATTTACCATATTGTGAAAATGCTTATTTAGTATTTGACCATCACGAAAGCGAAAGTATTAGAAATGGTAAAAAAGATAATCACATAATTATCCCAGATGCTCCATCAGCAGCTAGAGTTGTATATGATTATTACACAAAGCAAGGTGTTAAATTTCCTGAAGATTGGCACGATATGATGGTTGCTGTTGATAAAGCAGACAGCGCTCAATTTAATAAAGAAGATGTTTTAAATCCACAAGGTTGGGAATTTTTAAGCTTTTTAATGGATAGTAGAACAGGGCTTGGAAGGTTTCACGATTTTAGAATAAGCAATTATAATTTAATGATGGATTTAATTGATTATTGCAAAAATCATAAAATTGATGAAATTATGAAATTACCTGATGTTGTTGAAAGAAGCGATTTGTATAAAAAATACGAAAAAGAATTTAAAGACCAATTATTAAGATGTTCAAAAGTTTATAAAAACCTAGTTGTACTTGATTTAAGCAAAGAAGAAATAATCTATCCAGGCAATCGTTTTATGATTTATGCGCTTTTCCCGCAATGTAATATCTCAATTCATAAAATATTAGGTTTTAGGGGTCAAAATATGGTTTATGCAACAGGCAAAAGTATATTTGACCGTTCAAGTAAAACAAACATTGGCGAGTTAATGCTTAAATACGGTGGTGGCGGTCACGAAGCAGCAGGCACTTGTCAAGTTTCACACGAAAAAGCAGAAGAAGTACTAAACGAGTTAATCACAAAAATCAATGCAGATGGTTAA
- a CDS encoding PAS domain-containing sensor histidine kinase: MYDEYKKAIENTNIVSKTDINGIITFVNDEFCKLCGYTKEELIGKNHNIIRHPDTPQSDFKKLWDTILSKKVHKGIVKNKAKNGKAFWAQTTIIPIIFNDEIMEFIAIRHDVTELFITKDKLEKLNNNLSKEVQKQTKKLQTLNNNLIKKVKEEVQKNAKQQNIIFMQNRQVILGQMLENIAHQWRQPLNELSMNLFLLQQNNDKKYYKQAQKLILNMSQTINDFNDFIKVKENKEKTKVVFLIKKALQITYQSLKKNNIKLIFDIKQCNLNLSIEAYANELIQVFLNLINNAKDALEQSNKNDKYLKIVLKNNKQNITLSFFDNATGVDENIINDIFDPYFTTKHKSKGVGLGLFICKQILNKISATLNCYNHKDGACFEIVFIKEKE, from the coding sequence ATGTATGATGAATACAAAAAGGCTATTGAAAATACAAATATCGTTTCAAAAACCGATATTAACGGCATTATAACATTTGTAAATGATGAATTTTGTAAATTATGTGGCTATACTAAAGAAGAATTAATAGGAAAAAATCATAACATAATAAGGCACCCAGATACCCCACAAAGTGATTTTAAAAAGTTATGGGATACCATTTTAAGTAAAAAAGTGCATAAGGGAATAGTAAAAAATAAAGCAAAAAACGGCAAAGCGTTTTGGGCTCAAACAACTATAATTCCAATAATTTTTAATGATGAAATAATGGAATTTATTGCTATAAGACATGATGTAACAGAGTTATTTATTACAAAAGATAAACTAGAAAAATTAAACAATAATCTAAGCAAAGAAGTACAAAAACAGACAAAAAAATTACAAACATTAAATAATAATTTAATAAAAAAAGTAAAAGAAGAAGTTCAAAAAAATGCAAAACAACAAAATATAATCTTTATGCAAAATAGACAAGTTATTTTAGGGCAAATGCTTGAAAATATTGCACATCAATGGCGACAACCGCTTAATGAACTATCAATGAATTTATTTTTATTACAACAAAATAATGATAAAAAATATTACAAACAAGCACAAAAATTAATCTTAAATATGTCCCAAACGATAAATGATTTTAATGATTTTATCAAAGTTAAAGAAAATAAAGAAAAAACAAAAGTTGTTTTTTTAATAAAAAAAGCCTTGCAAATTACATACCAAAGTTTAAAAAAGAATAATATAAAATTAATATTTGATATAAAACAATGCAATTTGAATTTATCTATAGAAGCTTATGCTAATGAGCTAATACAGGTTTTTTTAAATTTAATTAATAATGCAAAAGATGCTTTAGAACAAAGTAATAAAAATGATAAATATTTAAAAATAGTACTAAAAAACAACAAGCAAAATATAACATTATCATTTTTTGATAACGCAACAGGTGTTGATGAGAATATTATAAACGATATCTTTGACCCGTATTTTACTACAAAACATAAATCAAAAGGTGTTGGATTAGGTTTGTTTATTTGCAAACAAATTTTAAATAAAATTTCAGCTACTCTAAATTGCTATAATCATAAAGATGGTGCTTGTTTTGAAATAGTTTTTATTAAGGAAAAAGAATGA